From the genome of Solidesulfovibrio carbinolicus, one region includes:
- the pyrE gene encoding orotate phosphoribosyltransferase, producing the protein MSCPQNLDAAAMRGRLAALLMEKSYRAGEITLTSGRKSDYYFDCKQTALHPEGAWLIGNLLFDLLPADIVGVGGMTLGADPLVTAVSVASFLRHRPMPAFIVRKASKGHGTNQFLEGLSNFQPGDKVALLEDVVTTGGTLVTVIDRVQDAGLTIGAVVTVLDRNEGGSQRLAERGFPLLSIFTREALVAAAKEQPAS; encoded by the coding sequence ATGTCCTGTCCGCAAAATCTTGACGCCGCCGCCATGCGGGGCCGCCTGGCCGCCCTGCTCATGGAAAAATCCTACCGCGCCGGGGAAATCACCCTGACCTCCGGGCGCAAGAGCGACTACTATTTCGACTGCAAACAGACCGCCCTGCACCCCGAAGGGGCCTGGCTCATCGGCAATCTGCTTTTCGACCTGCTGCCGGCCGACATCGTCGGCGTCGGCGGCATGACCCTGGGGGCTGATCCCCTCGTCACGGCCGTGTCCGTGGCCTCGTTTCTGCGCCATCGCCCCATGCCGGCCTTTATCGTGCGCAAGGCCTCCAAGGGCCACGGCACAAATCAGTTTTTGGAAGGGCTGTCCAATTTCCAGCCCGGCGACAAGGTCGCGCTGCTGGAAGACGTGGTGACCACCGGCGGTACGCTTGTCACCGTCATCGACCGGGTCCAGGACGCCGGACTGACCATCGGCGCCGTGGTGACCGTGCTGGACCGCAACGAAGGCGGCAGCCAGCGTCTGGCCGAGCGGGGCTTTCCGCTTTTGTCCATCTTCACCCGTGAGGCCCTGGTCGCCGCCGCCAAAGAGCAACCGGCCTCCTGA
- the purB gene encoding adenylosuccinate lyase — protein MIERYTRKAMGDLWSLENRFAAWLEVELAVCEAWTRLGRVPEADMAVIREKAGFDVARILEIEETTRHDVIAFLTAVEERVGPSARFIHLGCTSSDIVDTANALLLGRAGDLILADLDGLLTAIKDLAMRFKGQLMIGRTHGIHAEPLSFGMKMASFYAEFSRHRERFVAALTGVRVGKISGAVGGYAHLDPRVEAIAMDIMGLAVDPISTQIIQRDRHAAFFTALALIAGGVERLSTELRHLQRTEVLEAEEGFAKGQKGSSAMPHKKNPISAENLCGLSRLIRTNALASLENMPLWHERDISHSSVERVIMPDSTILADYTLARLTNILKNLKVNPDNMARNLMGSFGLFYSQRVLLALIEAGMDRQEAYVLVQRVAMACWEGRKSFPDAVRADPAITAKLAPAVLDALFDPTYYLAHEDLIYSRVFG, from the coding sequence ATGATCGAGCGCTATACCCGCAAAGCCATGGGCGACCTGTGGTCCCTGGAAAACCGTTTCGCCGCCTGGCTCGAAGTCGAGCTGGCCGTGTGCGAGGCCTGGACCAGGCTTGGCCGCGTTCCCGAGGCCGACATGGCCGTCATCCGGGAAAAAGCCGGCTTCGACGTGGCCCGCATCCTCGAAATCGAGGAAACCACCCGCCACGACGTCATCGCCTTTTTGACCGCCGTGGAAGAGCGCGTCGGCCCTTCGGCCCGGTTCATTCACCTGGGCTGCACCTCCTCGGACATCGTGGACACGGCCAACGCCTTGCTGCTTGGCCGGGCCGGCGACCTGATCCTGGCCGACCTCGACGGGTTGCTTACCGCCATCAAGGACCTGGCCATGCGCTTCAAGGGCCAGCTGATGATCGGCCGTACCCACGGCATCCATGCCGAACCCTTGAGCTTCGGCATGAAGATGGCGTCTTTCTACGCCGAATTTTCCCGTCACCGCGAGCGCTTCGTCGCGGCGCTAACCGGCGTGCGCGTGGGCAAGATTTCCGGGGCCGTGGGCGGCTACGCCCACCTCGATCCCCGGGTTGAAGCCATCGCCATGGACATCATGGGGCTGGCGGTCGATCCCATCTCCACCCAGATCATCCAGCGCGACCGGCACGCCGCCTTTTTCACCGCCCTGGCGCTCATTGCCGGCGGCGTGGAGCGCCTGTCCACCGAACTGCGCCACCTCCAGCGCACCGAAGTCCTCGAAGCCGAGGAAGGCTTTGCCAAGGGCCAGAAAGGCTCCTCGGCCATGCCCCACAAGAAGAACCCGATTTCCGCCGAAAACCTCTGCGGCCTCTCGCGCCTGATTCGCACCAACGCCCTGGCCTCGCTGGAAAACATGCCGCTGTGGCACGAGCGCGACATCTCGCATTCCTCGGTGGAGCGCGTCATCATGCCCGATTCCACCATCCTGGCCGACTACACCCTGGCCCGGTTGACCAATATCCTGAAGAACCTCAAGGTCAACCCGGACAACATGGCCCGCAACCTCATGGGTTCCTTTGGCCTGTTCTACTCCCAGCGGGTGCTGTTGGCGCTCATCGAGGCCGGCATGGACCGCCAGGAAGCCTACGTGCTGGTGCAGCGGGTGGCCATGGCCTGCTGGGAAGGCCGCAAGTCCTTCCCCGACGCCGTCCGGGCCGATCCGGCCATCACCGCCAAGCTCGCGCCGGCCGTCCTCGACGCCCTGTTCGACCCGACCTACTACCTCGCCCACGAAGACCTTATTTATTCCAGGGTTTTCGGGTAG
- a CDS encoding FmdB family zinc ribbon protein, which produces MPLYEFECPACGRVFEELCRTVDTGQAPCPACGRSAPRIVSLSAFALKGSGFHATDYVQRRPGTFKRDGNDTVKGTPVDVPQLARDPSVPLSAEEHPEDDDQAQTPKEHA; this is translated from the coding sequence ATGCCCTTGTATGAGTTCGAGTGTCCCGCCTGCGGCCGGGTGTTCGAGGAACTGTGCCGCACCGTGGACACGGGACAGGCTCCCTGCCCCGCCTGCGGCCGCAGCGCGCCGCGCATCGTCTCCCTGTCCGCCTTCGCCCTCAAGGGCAGCGGCTTTCACGCCACCGACTACGTCCAAAGACGCCCCGGCACGTTCAAGCGTGACGGCAACGACACCGTCAAGGGAACGCCCGTGGACGTGCCCCAGCTCGCCCGGGACCCGTCCGTGCCGCTGTCCGCCGAAGAACACCCCGAGGATGATGACCAGGCCCAAACGCCCAAGGAGCACGCATGA
- a CDS encoding homocysteine biosynthesis protein encodes MTHEVKKTVAEINRRIEQGKAVVLTAAEMVETVRRLGKVKAAKEVDVVTTGTFSPMCSSGMLFNFGQEPPTLKAQKVRLNNVPAHAGLAAVDAYIGATELPKEDPLNKIHPGRFKYGGAHVIEDLLRGKAVRLFCESYGTDCYPRRELEKDVTLADLKYAQLLNPRNCYQNYNVAVNLTSRIIYTYMGPLKPNARNANFATAGELSPLFNDPYLKTIGLGTRIFMGGGVGYVIGAGTQHDPKPKRNERGIPISASGTLMVKGDLKGMSPRYVRAVSILGYGVSLAMGIGIPIPILNEDMAFFTGVSDADIEMPVKDYGHDYPNGVGRSLGLVTYAECRTGEIMVNGKKTQAVPLTSLSMSLEVAEKLKEKIEQGKFLLTEPVEPIPSE; translated from the coding sequence ATGACCCATGAGGTGAAAAAGACCGTCGCCGAAATCAATCGGCGCATTGAGCAAGGCAAGGCCGTGGTGCTGACCGCCGCCGAAATGGTCGAGACCGTGCGGCGTCTCGGCAAGGTCAAGGCGGCCAAGGAAGTGGATGTGGTGACCACGGGCACCTTCTCGCCCATGTGCTCCTCGGGAATGCTTTTTAATTTCGGCCAGGAGCCGCCCACCCTCAAGGCCCAGAAGGTGCGGCTCAACAACGTCCCGGCCCACGCCGGCCTGGCCGCCGTGGACGCCTATATCGGGGCGACCGAACTGCCCAAGGAAGATCCCCTCAACAAGATCCACCCCGGCCGCTTCAAGTACGGCGGGGCCCATGTCATCGAGGATCTGCTGCGGGGCAAGGCCGTGCGTCTTTTCTGCGAATCCTACGGCACGGACTGCTATCCGCGCCGGGAACTGGAAAAGGACGTGACCCTGGCCGACCTCAAGTACGCCCAGCTTTTAAATCCCCGCAACTGCTACCAGAACTACAATGTGGCCGTGAACCTCACCAGCCGCATCATCTATACCTACATGGGGCCGCTTAAGCCCAACGCCCGAAACGCCAATTTCGCCACCGCCGGCGAGTTGTCGCCGCTTTTCAACGACCCGTATTTGAAGACCATAGGCCTTGGCACGCGTATCTTCATGGGCGGCGGGGTCGGCTACGTCATCGGGGCCGGCACCCAGCACGATCCCAAGCCCAAGCGCAACGAGCGCGGCATCCCCATTTCCGCCTCGGGCACGCTCATGGTCAAGGGCGACCTCAAGGGCATGAGCCCCCGCTACGTGCGGGCCGTGTCCATCCTCGGGTACGGCGTGTCCCTGGCCATGGGCATCGGCATTCCCATTCCCATTCTCAATGAAGACATGGCCTTTTTCACGGGCGTGTCCGACGCGGACATCGAAATGCCGGTGAAGGACTATGGCCACGACTATCCCAACGGCGTGGGCCGGTCGCTGGGGCTTGTGACCTACGCCGAGTGCCGCACGGGCGAGATTATGGTCAACGGCAAAAAGACCCAGGCCGTGCCCCTGACCAGCCTGTCCATGTCATTGGAAGTGGCCGAAAAATTGAAAGAAAAAATCGAGCAGGGCAAGTTCCTGCTGACCGAGCCGGTGGAGCCGATTCCCTCGGAATAG